A window from Akkermansia muciniphila encodes these proteins:
- a CDS encoding phosphate acyltransferase — MSDWQGFSPLNDFTGPLLDNLKRHPKRIVFPEGEDVRVLRVSERFVAEKAGVPILLGRKEVIRRMAEMNGISLKFVRIIEPEKSSDLQMFCDRYERAEQMFGNGLPMNTREIVSEPVHFAAMMVLYGQADAIVAGNMKRVASVFRAVNKYRQDPVPTKPLFAISIVLVPEFAKKFGGRGIYFLADTGVTPDPTVENMAYFAVETAKMARHMLGKSVRVAMLSASTDGSVPELAADRTRAATALARSMVQKDCLNNEISVEGEIQIDAALSPDSYSVRVHRNSMLQPSDVWVFPTLDAADISKKLICMMPSVYNYGLILGGLLFPIAQLPRLTDEDRMFGTALVVGNEAIKFHLLYPQGVAPLY, encoded by the coding sequence ATGAGTGATTGGCAAGGCTTTTCCCCGCTGAATGATTTCACAGGACCGCTCCTGGACAACCTGAAGCGTCATCCCAAGCGCATTGTTTTTCCGGAAGGGGAGGACGTGCGCGTATTGCGCGTGTCTGAACGCTTCGTGGCGGAGAAGGCCGGGGTGCCCATCCTGCTGGGCCGGAAGGAAGTCATCCGGAGAATGGCGGAAATGAACGGAATTTCCCTGAAATTCGTCCGAATCATTGAACCGGAAAAAAGCTCAGACCTTCAAATGTTCTGCGACCGCTATGAACGCGCGGAGCAAATGTTCGGCAACGGACTGCCCATGAACACGCGTGAAATCGTCTCCGAACCGGTCCACTTTGCCGCCATGATGGTTCTTTACGGCCAGGCGGACGCCATTGTGGCGGGGAACATGAAAAGGGTGGCCTCCGTCTTCCGCGCCGTGAACAAATACCGGCAGGACCCCGTTCCCACCAAGCCCCTTTTTGCCATCTCCATTGTATTGGTTCCCGAATTTGCCAAAAAATTCGGCGGCCGCGGCATCTACTTCCTGGCGGATACGGGCGTGACGCCTGATCCTACGGTGGAAAACATGGCCTACTTTGCCGTGGAAACGGCCAAAATGGCCCGGCACATGCTTGGCAAGAGCGTCCGCGTCGCCATGTTGAGCGCGTCCACGGACGGCTCTGTGCCGGAACTGGCCGCGGACCGCACCAGGGCCGCTACGGCGCTGGCACGCAGCATGGTGCAGAAGGATTGCCTGAATAATGAAATCTCCGTGGAAGGGGAAATCCAGATTGACGCCGCCCTGTCTCCGGACTCCTACAGCGTGCGCGTGCACCGCAACTCCATGCTGCAGCCCAGTGACGTATGGGTCTTCCCGACCCTGGATGCGGCTGACATTTCCAAAAAGCTGATCTGCATGATGCCCTCCGTATACAACTACGGCCTCATTCTGGGCGGACTGCTCTTCCCGATCGCCCAGCTTCCGCGATTGACGGATGAAGACCGGATGTTCGGCACTGCGCTGGTGGTGGGGAATGAAGCCATTAAATTCCACCTGCTGTATCCGCAGGGGGTTGCTCCCCTTTATTGA
- a CDS encoding type B 50S ribosomal protein L31, protein MKKDIHPQYNPVVFVDITTGRRFITHSTVRSPKTEVIDGVEHFVVSCGITSDSHPFFTGKNQFVDTEGRIDKFQKRFGSVRRSGGKPKLNK, encoded by the coding sequence ATGAAGAAAGACATTCATCCCCAGTATAATCCGGTCGTCTTCGTTGACATCACCACCGGACGCCGCTTCATCACCCATTCCACCGTTCGTTCCCCCAAGACGGAAGTTATTGACGGGGTTGAACATTTCGTGGTTTCCTGCGGTATCACCTCCGATTCCCACCCGTTCTTCACCGGCAAGAACCAGTTCGTGGACACCGAAGGCCGCATCGACAAGTTCCAGAAGCGCTTCGGCTCCGTCCGGCGCAGCGGCGGCAAGCCCAAGCTCAACAAGTAA
- a CDS encoding MrcB family domain-containing protein — translation MRNFLELIDIWVQDYFKSSTSSPITNHPIGDLVRSKIPEQMKESLPVVYRNFIFLGSIGQGRWADIPWVAILNPIATKSPQDGIYVVYLLDSQTKKLYLSLNQGVTSFEDKNKSQKLFRRSNALRELLTQKELVGLRNEPLSLAIRSSSKKPNYYANASITAKEYSLQEINNLKDEDFLQDLIRFLRLYDKLLIEMADNNISYRSGSVVSDEEVEAYSETAPQSMIENLKFRMHISRERNAKISNWIKQQRGYICEVCGIKLEEYYGNIGKDYIEAHHLKPVAERKNSSVEVTKEDFVVLCPNCHRMIHKSPEFIYNFEKFKKNYIHH, via the coding sequence ATGAGAAATTTTTTGGAACTTATAGATATCTGGGTACAAGATTATTTTAAATCTTCAACTAGCAGCCCAATAACAAATCATCCTATCGGTGATTTAGTACGTTCAAAGATACCAGAGCAAATGAAGGAATCTCTTCCTGTGGTTTATAGAAATTTTATTTTTCTTGGAAGTATTGGTCAAGGAAGATGGGCAGATATTCCTTGGGTTGCAATACTAAACCCTATAGCAACAAAAAGTCCCCAAGATGGTATTTATGTTGTTTACTTGTTAGATTCTCAAACAAAAAAATTATATTTATCTCTCAATCAAGGTGTAACTTCTTTTGAAGATAAAAATAAATCCCAAAAACTTTTCCGACGTTCGAATGCTTTACGTGAATTATTAACTCAAAAAGAACTAGTAGGTTTGAGAAATGAACCTCTATCTTTAGCTATTAGATCTAGCTCAAAAAAGCCTAATTATTATGCTAATGCGTCAATAACAGCAAAAGAATATAGCTTGCAAGAGATTAATAATCTAAAAGATGAAGATTTTTTACAGGATTTAATTAGATTTCTTCGACTATATGACAAGTTGTTAATTGAAATGGCTGATAATAACATCTCTTATAGATCTGGCAGTGTGGTTAGTGATGAAGAAGTAGAAGCCTACTCTGAAACAGCACCTCAATCAATGATTGAAAACTTAAAGTTTAGAATGCATATTTCTCGAGAAAGAAATGCTAAAATTAGTAACTGGATAAAGCAACAAAGAGGGTATATATGTGAAGTTTGTGGAATAAAACTAGAGGAATATTATGGAAATATCGGCAAAGACTACATAGAAGCACACCATCTTAAACCTGTGGCAGAAAGAAAGAATTCTAGTGTAGAAGTTACAAAAGAAGATTTTGTTGTGTTGTGCCCTAACTGTCATAGAATGATACATAAATCCCCCGAGTTTATATACAATTTTGAGAAATTCAAAAAAAATTATATTCATCATTAG
- a CDS encoding MFS transporter, protein MHLSRYLARFSSAWGSALAALVLIASPAANASFSVEVQPAGTIPDLPDPVGRAGMVAGTVTEHDGTQSIIAAGGANFPQAAPGAATPEERGPKVYHQDIFKLRNGQWSKAGTLPVPLGYAAFGSVGKGLAVAGGHNAEGILADALLIKADGSVEKLPPLPVPITEAACAFHGNKLFVIGGRNAEQPEAALNTVYMLDTTPDTARMKWQQLPPFHGPGRILSTAAICDGTLFIVGGCTLSKDPSGETARTYLSDLIDYNMTSNNPSEWGAMSKQPLAGPGTPVAAAAGPAPVRENAILLIGGDKRGNTPDASRPVVQSRDILAYDVIKNTWTHEGEWPVGIATAPAVVKGTGIMTISGETAPGVRTAVNASATAGYHFEMSMVDYAVLILTIIVMAIIIVSAMRHGVKNVSAVTDPNTRPGLWAWVAVIVLWFVVMLNYFDRQLLSALHEPIVRDIPQTEAQFGMVTSVFLLIYALLSPVGGFLADRYSRRLMILCSLVVWSVVTWWTGHAEDYTSLLIARGAMGISEAFYIPAALALITDYHRGSTRSIATGLHMSGIYVGMAVAGFGATMASWTGWRMTFALFGLIGVAYAIVLILFLKDPGKAPADTALARKPSKPEEKTVLINVDNDEQVIKEPASNLSTGAVLSSLLSGRPMWMLLAVVAFAGAGNWFLLTWYPTLLQDKYQLSSAEAGPAATLWSSVAKYVAVLGGAILADMWYKRNKRARALVPGITFTISGPLVVLALLPGIFGWDIAVPLVLMLGLVATQGLAQGSLDATLMPVLRSHIDERYSATGYGLLNLTSAGVGALISFFGGWFKDQGVPLTTTLAASGCLMLFCGLLLLTLPRPRH, encoded by the coding sequence ATGCACCTTTCACGTTACCTTGCCCGCTTCTCCAGCGCATGGGGCTCCGCTCTCGCCGCCCTGGTGCTGATTGCGTCCCCCGCCGCCAATGCCTCTTTTTCCGTGGAGGTTCAGCCCGCCGGCACCATACCGGACCTGCCGGACCCGGTCGGCCGCGCCGGAATGGTGGCCGGAACCGTTACGGAACATGACGGCACCCAGTCCATCATTGCCGCGGGCGGGGCCAACTTTCCCCAGGCCGCGCCGGGAGCCGCCACTCCGGAGGAACGCGGCCCCAAGGTGTACCACCAGGATATTTTCAAGCTCCGCAACGGCCAATGGAGCAAGGCCGGAACACTTCCCGTTCCCCTGGGTTATGCCGCCTTCGGCAGCGTAGGCAAGGGGCTGGCGGTAGCCGGCGGCCATAACGCGGAAGGCATCCTGGCGGACGCCCTGCTGATCAAGGCTGACGGTTCCGTGGAGAAACTGCCCCCCCTCCCCGTTCCCATTACTGAAGCCGCCTGCGCCTTCCACGGGAACAAGCTGTTCGTCATCGGCGGACGGAACGCGGAACAGCCGGAAGCCGCCCTCAATACCGTTTACATGCTGGATACCACGCCGGATACGGCCAGGATGAAGTGGCAGCAGCTGCCGCCCTTCCATGGTCCGGGCCGCATTCTTTCCACCGCCGCCATTTGTGACGGCACGCTCTTCATCGTGGGCGGCTGCACCCTTTCCAAAGACCCCTCCGGAGAAACCGCCAGAACGTACCTTTCCGACCTGATTGATTATAACATGACGTCCAACAATCCCTCCGAGTGGGGCGCCATGAGCAAGCAGCCCCTCGCCGGACCGGGAACGCCCGTGGCCGCCGCCGCAGGCCCGGCCCCGGTACGTGAAAACGCCATCCTCCTGATTGGCGGGGACAAGCGCGGCAACACGCCGGACGCGTCCAGGCCCGTGGTCCAGTCCAGGGACATCCTGGCTTATGACGTCATCAAGAACACCTGGACGCATGAAGGGGAATGGCCCGTAGGCATCGCCACGGCGCCCGCAGTCGTCAAGGGTACCGGAATCATGACCATCAGCGGGGAAACCGCTCCGGGGGTGCGGACCGCCGTGAACGCCTCCGCCACCGCGGGCTACCATTTTGAAATGAGCATGGTTGATTACGCCGTCCTTATCCTGACCATCATCGTGATGGCCATCATCATCGTTTCCGCCATGCGCCACGGCGTTAAAAACGTCTCCGCCGTTACGGACCCCAATACCAGGCCCGGCCTGTGGGCCTGGGTGGCCGTGATCGTCCTGTGGTTCGTGGTGATGCTGAACTACTTTGACCGCCAGCTTCTTTCCGCCCTGCATGAACCCATCGTCCGGGACATTCCGCAGACGGAGGCCCAGTTCGGCATGGTTACCTCCGTCTTCCTGCTGATTTACGCCCTGCTCAGCCCCGTGGGGGGCTTTCTGGCGGACCGTTACAGCCGCCGCCTGATGATCCTGTGCTCCCTCGTCGTCTGGTCCGTGGTCACGTGGTGGACCGGCCATGCGGAGGATTACACGTCCCTGCTCATTGCGCGCGGCGCCATGGGCATCAGTGAGGCCTTTTACATTCCCGCCGCCCTGGCCCTGATTACGGATTACCACCGGGGCAGCACGCGCTCCATCGCCACGGGCCTGCACATGAGCGGCATTTACGTAGGCATGGCCGTAGCCGGCTTCGGCGCCACCATGGCTTCATGGACGGGCTGGCGCATGACCTTCGCCCTGTTCGGCCTGATCGGCGTGGCGTACGCCATCGTCCTCATCCTGTTCCTGAAAGACCCCGGCAAGGCTCCGGCGGATACGGCCCTGGCGCGGAAGCCCTCCAAACCGGAGGAAAAGACTGTGCTGATCAATGTGGACAATGACGAGCAGGTTATCAAGGAACCCGCCTCCAATCTTTCCACCGGAGCCGTCCTCTCCAGCCTGCTGAGCGGACGCCCCATGTGGATGCTCCTGGCCGTGGTGGCCTTTGCAGGCGCCGGGAACTGGTTCCTGCTCACCTGGTACCCCACCCTGCTGCAGGATAAATACCAGCTTTCCTCCGCGGAGGCCGGCCCCGCCGCCACCCTGTGGAGCTCCGTAGCCAAGTACGTGGCCGTGCTGGGCGGCGCCATCCTGGCGGACATGTGGTACAAGCGCAATAAGCGCGCCCGCGCCCTGGTGCCGGGCATCACCTTCACCATCTCCGGCCCACTGGTGGTGCTGGCGCTGCTGCCCGGCATCTTCGGCTGGGACATTGCGGTACCCCTCGTGCTCATGCTGGGGCTGGTCGCTACGCAGGGGCTGGCGCAAGGATCGCTGGACGCCACCCTCATGCCTGTGCTACGCTCCCATATTGACGAGCGTTATTCCGCAACCGGCTACGGCCTCCTCAACCTCACGTCCGCGGGCGTGGGCGCCCTTATCTCCTTCTTCGGGGGATGGTTCAAGGACCAGGGCGTTCCGCTGACCACCACGCTGGCGGCGTCAGGGTGCCTGATGCTGTTCTGCGGCCTGCTGCTCCTGACGCTTCCGCGTCCCCGACACTGA
- a CDS encoding histidinol-phosphatase, translating into MYCDYHTHTPLCLHASGTPQEYVQSAVRAGLREYGISDHAPMPGEPFDDWRMKQADMPAYLDWLTEARELAAPHGLAVRTALECDWFPGIEPWIEHLRSLHGWDYLIGSVHYLGEKEEFDNPYKMDFWNRTAVEDAWAQYWERYRDMAASGLFQIMGHADLIKKFGFRPAGDLRPYYEPALEAIRESGACLELNTAGWRNKCAEQYPDAQFLKMAAEMGIPLTISSDAHKPEDVGRDFERAAELARQAGFRHLAAFNAGRMELFPLPGA; encoded by the coding sequence ATGTACTGCGATTACCATACCCATACCCCCCTGTGCCTGCACGCCTCCGGCACTCCGCAGGAATATGTGCAGTCAGCCGTGCGCGCCGGACTGCGGGAATACGGCATTTCAGACCACGCCCCCATGCCCGGCGAGCCTTTTGACGACTGGCGCATGAAGCAGGCGGACATGCCGGCCTATCTGGACTGGCTCACGGAGGCCCGGGAGCTTGCCGCGCCGCACGGCCTGGCGGTCCGCACCGCGCTGGAATGCGACTGGTTCCCCGGCATTGAGCCGTGGATAGAGCATTTGCGGAGCCTGCACGGGTGGGATTACCTGATCGGCTCCGTCCATTACCTGGGAGAGAAGGAGGAGTTTGACAATCCCTACAAGATGGATTTCTGGAACCGGACGGCCGTGGAGGACGCCTGGGCGCAGTACTGGGAACGCTACCGGGACATGGCGGCCTCCGGCCTGTTCCAGATCATGGGCCATGCGGACCTGATCAAGAAATTCGGGTTCCGCCCTGCCGGAGACCTGCGCCCTTATTATGAACCCGCGCTGGAAGCCATCCGGGAATCCGGCGCGTGCCTGGAACTTAATACCGCCGGATGGCGCAACAAGTGCGCCGAGCAGTATCCGGACGCACAGTTCCTGAAAATGGCGGCGGAGATGGGCATTCCCCTCACCATCAGTTCAGACGCCCACAAGCCGGAGGATGTTGGCCGGGATTTTGAGCGCGCCGCGGAACTGGCCCGCCAGGCCGGGTTCCGCCATCTGGCCGCCTTTAACGCTGGCCGCATGGAGTTGTTCCCCCTGCCCGGGGCCTGA
- a CDS encoding malate dehydrogenase, whose product MKTPITVTVTGAAGQIAYSLLFRIASGSMLGPDQPINLRLLEIPPAMNALEGVVMELRDAAFPLVNEIVPTSDPDEAFAGADWCLLVGSVPRKAGMERKDLLDINGKVFIGQGQAIARSAAKDVRVLVVGNPCNTNALIAMHNASGVPADRFFAMTRLDENRAKSQLAEKAGVHVTEVTNMTIWGNHSSTQYPDFTNAKIGGKPVTEVIKDTEWLKGDFITTVQQRGAAIIKARGASSAASAASAAVDTVRSLATQTPEGDWYSVAVCSDGSYGIEKGLICSFPVRTTKDGGWEIVQGLPIDAFSQEKIDATVNELKEERDAVSSLLKH is encoded by the coding sequence ATGAAAACACCTATCACCGTTACCGTTACAGGAGCCGCTGGCCAAATCGCCTATTCCCTGCTGTTCCGTATTGCTTCCGGCAGCATGCTGGGACCGGACCAGCCGATCAACCTGCGCCTGCTGGAAATTCCCCCGGCCATGAATGCTTTGGAAGGGGTGGTAATGGAACTGCGTGATGCTGCGTTCCCGCTGGTCAATGAAATCGTTCCCACTTCAGATCCGGATGAAGCCTTTGCCGGCGCAGACTGGTGCCTCCTGGTAGGCTCCGTTCCCCGCAAGGCCGGTATGGAACGCAAGGATCTGCTGGACATCAACGGCAAGGTGTTCATCGGCCAGGGCCAGGCCATCGCCCGCAGCGCCGCCAAGGACGTGCGCGTGCTGGTTGTAGGCAACCCCTGCAATACGAATGCCCTGATCGCCATGCACAACGCGAGCGGCGTTCCCGCCGACCGTTTCTTCGCCATGACCCGCCTGGATGAAAACCGCGCCAAGAGCCAGCTTGCCGAAAAGGCCGGCGTCCATGTGACGGAAGTGACCAACATGACCATCTGGGGCAACCACTCCTCCACCCAGTATCCGGACTTCACCAACGCCAAGATCGGCGGCAAGCCCGTGACGGAAGTCATCAAGGATACGGAATGGCTCAAGGGTGATTTCATCACCACCGTGCAGCAGCGCGGCGCCGCCATCATCAAGGCCCGCGGCGCTTCCTCCGCCGCTTCCGCCGCCTCCGCCGCCGTGGACACCGTCCGCAGCCTGGCTACCCAGACCCCGGAAGGCGACTGGTACTCCGTGGCCGTCTGTTCCGATGGCTCCTATGGCATTGAAAAGGGCCTTATCTGCTCCTTCCCGGTCCGCACCACCAAGGACGGCGGCTGGGAAATCGTGCAGGGCCTCCCGATCGACGCGTTCTCCCAGGAAAAGATTGACGCCACCGTCAATGAACTGAAGGAAGAACGTGACGCCGTTTCCTCTCTGTTGAAGCATTAA
- the tilS gene encoding tRNA lysidine(34) synthetase TilS, with protein sequence MMLTPDHFDSQSAELLRSGRPVLAGISGGRDSMALLSLLSGMPGCNLVACHVHHGLRPEADEEAQFVRQHASSLGIPCVWERADVRTMARAGGMSLEEAARHARQELFLKWSAAHPGALVALAHHRNDQQETALLHLCRGASGIHGMSPVSTWANGLTVVRPLLDFSQEEITAYLAHHRIPWREDASNQSTEYTRNALRHEVIPRLDALFRRDTSLSFSRACRVENQIRTALSQALDSMNLTDPQGRLFLPKVNQLPAELRQCAVHDYLRRRNVPDLTEEAVLRVMNILDTGGPSRTSLPGGKLAVRKEKRLLVKDAPPINKGEQPPADTAGGI encoded by the coding sequence ATGATGTTGACACCGGACCATTTTGACAGCCAGTCTGCGGAGCTTCTGCGTTCCGGACGTCCCGTCCTGGCCGGCATCAGCGGCGGACGGGATTCCATGGCCCTTCTTTCCCTCTTGTCCGGCATGCCGGGCTGCAACCTGGTTGCCTGCCACGTGCACCACGGCTTGCGGCCGGAGGCGGACGAGGAGGCGCAGTTCGTACGCCAGCATGCCTCCTCCCTGGGGATTCCCTGCGTTTGGGAACGGGCGGACGTCCGCACCATGGCCCGTGCCGGGGGCATGTCCCTTGAGGAAGCGGCACGGCATGCACGGCAGGAGCTTTTCCTGAAGTGGTCCGCAGCCCATCCGGGCGCGCTCGTAGCGCTGGCCCACCACCGGAACGACCAGCAGGAGACGGCCCTGCTTCACCTGTGCCGCGGCGCTTCCGGAATTCACGGCATGTCTCCCGTTTCCACGTGGGCCAACGGACTGACCGTTGTACGTCCCTTGCTGGATTTTTCCCAGGAGGAGATCACCGCATACCTGGCCCATCACCGCATTCCATGGAGGGAGGACGCCAGCAACCAGTCCACGGAGTACACCAGGAATGCCCTGCGCCATGAGGTTATCCCCAGGCTGGATGCTCTGTTCCGGCGGGATACCAGCCTTTCCTTTTCACGCGCCTGCCGGGTGGAGAACCAAATCCGCACGGCGCTTTCCCAGGCCCTGGATTCCATGAACCTGACGGATCCGCAGGGACGCCTGTTCCTGCCGAAGGTGAACCAGCTCCCCGCGGAACTGAGGCAATGCGCCGTTCATGATTACCTGCGCCGCCGGAATGTTCCCGATCTGACGGAAGAGGCCGTGCTCCGGGTCATGAATATCCTGGATACAGGCGGCCCTTCCCGCACTTCCCTGCCCGGAGGCAAGCTGGCCGTGCGCAAGGAGAAGCGCCTTCTGGTCAAGGATGCGCCGCCGATCAATAAAGGGGAGCAACCCCCTGCGGATACAGCAGGTGGAATTTAA
- a CDS encoding UDP-glucose dehydrogenase family protein, translated as MNLTIIGSGYVGLTTGTCFAEMGHHVICVDNNAEKIRTLQSGSIPIYEPKLEELVKKNVAVGRLEFSPSIADSIAESEVIFIAVPTPPNTDGSVDLTYIEKVAREIAQVLKPEMGYKVIVDKSTVPVKTGEKVRQTIKRYAGPGVEFDIVSNPEFLREGCAVDDLLHPDRIVIGANSERAMNVIKRVYQPILAPILETDVSSAELIKHAANSFLALKISYINAVAKVCEKTGADVGLVAEGIGMDKRISRHFLNAGLGYGGSCFPKDVKAFINISRTLGIPFTLLEEVEHINNTQHVHFLDQIRERLWVLKDKKIAVWGLAFKQNTDDIRESIALKLCEKLRKEGAVVTATDPKAMHTAAPILEPLGVTLVEDMYECARDAEVLIIATEWSEYANADLQKLADVMRNRIIFDGRNILSPANIKAMGFEYHSVGRPSIEEA; from the coding sequence ATGAATTTAACGATCATCGGCAGTGGCTACGTGGGACTTACCACGGGCACCTGTTTTGCGGAAATGGGCCACCACGTCATCTGTGTGGACAATAACGCGGAAAAAATACGCACACTCCAATCCGGGTCCATTCCCATTTACGAGCCCAAGCTGGAAGAACTCGTGAAAAAAAACGTGGCCGTGGGACGCCTGGAATTTTCCCCCTCCATTGCTGATTCCATCGCGGAAAGTGAAGTCATCTTCATTGCCGTGCCCACCCCTCCCAATACGGACGGCTCCGTAGACCTGACCTACATTGAAAAAGTGGCGCGGGAAATCGCCCAGGTGCTGAAACCGGAAATGGGCTACAAGGTCATTGTGGACAAATCCACCGTTCCGGTTAAAACCGGGGAGAAAGTGCGCCAGACCATCAAGCGCTATGCAGGCCCCGGCGTGGAATTTGACATCGTCTCCAACCCGGAATTCCTGAGGGAAGGCTGCGCGGTGGACGACCTGCTGCACCCGGACCGCATCGTCATCGGCGCCAACTCGGAACGCGCCATGAACGTCATCAAGCGCGTTTACCAGCCCATTCTGGCCCCCATTCTGGAAACGGACGTCAGCTCCGCGGAACTCATCAAGCATGCGGCCAACTCCTTCCTGGCCCTGAAAATCTCCTACATCAACGCCGTCGCCAAGGTCTGTGAAAAAACGGGCGCGGACGTGGGGCTGGTGGCGGAAGGCATCGGCATGGACAAGCGCATCTCACGCCACTTCCTCAACGCGGGGCTGGGATACGGAGGCTCCTGCTTCCCGAAAGACGTCAAGGCCTTCATCAACATCAGCCGCACGCTGGGCATCCCCTTCACCCTGCTGGAGGAAGTGGAACACATCAATAACACCCAGCACGTCCACTTCCTGGACCAGATACGGGAGCGCCTCTGGGTGCTCAAGGATAAAAAAATTGCCGTCTGGGGCCTGGCGTTCAAGCAGAACACGGACGACATCCGGGAATCCATTGCCCTGAAACTCTGTGAAAAACTCCGCAAGGAGGGAGCCGTGGTCACCGCCACGGACCCCAAGGCCATGCATACCGCCGCACCCATCCTGGAACCGCTGGGCGTCACGCTGGTGGAAGACATGTATGAATGCGCCCGGGATGCGGAAGTGCTGATCATCGCCACGGAATGGAGCGAATACGCCAATGCGGACCTCCAGAAACTGGCGGACGTCATGCGCAACCGCATCATCTTTGACGGAAGGAACATCCTTTCTCCGGCCAATATCAAAGCCATGGGCTTTGAATACCACTCCGTGGGGCGCCCCTCCATTGAAGAGGCATAA
- a CDS encoding Amuc_1434 family mucin 2-degrading aspartic protease — protein MTLRFLSSLSLAAGMAVVAQANTQPYPDSDSSDGYDTGYYAEAYSGGYNSAPAPVGDSASKPVFPTQSYFELLGPMDSRNGHGSVDIQNWMTDLNLCRMSSGSWGFSATTALRLSWFNGKGADVMDVDRLYTVWLNVNASYKLSGKTRLVFGITPQISTDFDTWTSHNIFFGGHALLAGPLNDRFSYGIGIGCYPQLGDYPLLPLIQFKWQATRNWTLQLEGARLSYTSKVSDGLTWGPFVSVVSGTWTIHHDRRVRQFEWISGVAGIGADIGLGRWGSVRPRIVTDVGFSFGNSGTIKTSNGSHELEKYHYDPGFYLRAGLQFDF, from the coding sequence ATGACCCTTCGATTTTTGTCGAGTCTCTCTCTTGCGGCCGGCATGGCCGTGGTCGCCCAGGCGAACACCCAGCCATATCCGGATTCCGATTCCTCAGACGGTTATGATACCGGCTATTATGCAGAAGCCTATTCCGGAGGGTACAATAGCGCTCCGGCTCCGGTAGGGGATTCCGCCTCCAAGCCCGTTTTCCCCACGCAGTCCTATTTTGAGCTGCTCGGCCCCATGGATTCCAGAAACGGACATGGGAGTGTGGATATTCAGAATTGGATGACGGACCTGAATCTGTGCCGGATGTCCAGCGGTTCCTGGGGCTTTTCCGCCACGACGGCCCTTCGTTTGAGCTGGTTCAACGGAAAGGGAGCGGATGTGATGGATGTGGACCGCCTGTACACGGTCTGGCTGAATGTGAATGCCTCCTACAAGCTTAGTGGGAAAACGCGCCTGGTTTTCGGCATAACGCCGCAGATTTCCACGGACTTCGATACATGGACAAGCCATAATATCTTTTTCGGCGGCCATGCTCTCCTTGCCGGTCCTCTGAATGATCGGTTCAGCTACGGCATCGGCATCGGGTGTTATCCGCAGCTGGGGGATTACCCTCTCCTGCCTCTTATCCAGTTCAAGTGGCAGGCAACGCGCAACTGGACCCTTCAGCTGGAAGGCGCCCGCCTTTCCTATACCAGCAAGGTCAGCGACGGTCTGACGTGGGGGCCTTTCGTTTCCGTGGTGTCCGGCACCTGGACGATTCACCATGACCGCCGCGTCCGCCAGTTTGAGTGGATTTCCGGCGTGGCCGGCATAGGAGCGGACATAGGGCTGGGCCGTTGGGGGAGCGTGCGCCCCCGCATCGTGACGGATGTTGGCTTTTCCTTCGGGAACTCCGGCACCATCAAGACCAGCAACGGGAGCCATGAACTGGAGAAGTACCATTACGATCCCGGTTTTTACCTTCGGGCGGGATTGCAGTTTGATTTTTGA